A window from Corythoichthys intestinalis isolate RoL2023-P3 chromosome 10, ASM3026506v1, whole genome shotgun sequence encodes these proteins:
- the LOC130922938 gene encoding galectin-related protein B-like, with product MRLKMAVQAAENDAIVVEDEQLNDSLGSVGLISPDKEDLARLLTVPFSGRIRGGMRPGKKIIVMGIVDLEPDSFDVSLTCGRDKDKEEVAYDVALKLTARFSDRQFLRSARVAGKWTEAEASTAYFPFIPDQPFRVEIHCEHQRFRIFVDGHQLFDFYHKVKSLASIDTVRIDGDLQITKLG from the exons ATGCGGCTCAAGATGGCGGTGCAGGCAGCAGAAAACGACGCGATT GTAGTGGAGGACGAGCAGCTTAATGACTCATTGGGGAGCGTCGGCCTCATCTCACCTGACAAGGAGGATTTAGCACGGCTTCTG ACAGTACCCTTCAGTGGACGCATACGAGGCGGCATGAGGCCCGGCAAGAAGATCATAGTGATGGGCATTGTGGACTTGGAGCCAGACAG TTTTGATGTGAGCCTGACCTGCGGCCGGGACAAGGACAAGGAGGAGGTGGCCTACGACGTGGCCCTAAAACTCACCGCCCGCTTCTCAGACCGTCAGTTCCTGCGAAGCGCCCGTGTGGCCGGCAAGTGGACAGAGGCAGAGGCCTCCACCGCCTACTTTCCCTTCATCCCAGATCAgcctttcagg GTGGAGATCCACTGCGAGCACCAGAGGTTCCGGATATTCGTGGACGGACACCAGCTCTTTGACTTTTACCACAAAGTAAAATCTTTGGCCTCCATCGACACGGTACGGATAGACGGAGACCTACAGATCACCAAACTGGGCTAA